A genome region from Chitinivorax sp. PXF-14 includes the following:
- a CDS encoding COG3014 family protein — MDKFPFKLTAVCLAASLLTGCGSMRSYQSELKGTVDAASRGQVDVALAQLESNNTGEDKDLLYFLEKGKLLTLKNDLPQSVEAWQKADEKVRIWEDAVKTDPYKLMGDISSYIVNDKSRRYDGYDYEKVMLNTFLTVNQAASGRWEDARVEIKKTHEREALIAEFRAKETEKVEESAKSRNVKTSFKDLKGYPVETLDDAEVVGLKNSYQSAFSHYLAGFVYEALGEPSLAAPGYRKAIELRPNVKLLEDGLSDVDNRGRRIKPNQTDVLFVVETGTAPARVSQTIPFPVWWKGAFLVTPISFPVIRPDRNVFLPSSLSVSGRSLPVASVTSIDAMSRRALRDDMPGIIVRSAVRAAAKGVAQKEIGDRAGPLGGLIATVAAVATESADERTWRTLPSQIAIARDTLPAGHHTISIATPQGEKRVEVDLAGKHAIVPIRLMGDRVYLVQPSVPALPSATQMAVAESATVPASEPAKPVKAKGKKAKNKGTES; from the coding sequence ATGGATAAATTCCCGTTCAAATTGACGGCTGTTTGTCTTGCAGCCTCGCTGCTGACAGGTTGCGGCTCGATGCGCAGCTATCAGTCCGAACTCAAGGGGACCGTCGATGCCGCCAGCCGCGGTCAGGTCGATGTCGCGCTGGCCCAGCTCGAAAGCAACAACACCGGCGAGGACAAGGACCTGCTCTACTTCCTCGAGAAGGGCAAGCTGCTCACGCTCAAGAACGATCTCCCGCAGAGCGTCGAAGCGTGGCAGAAGGCCGACGAGAAGGTGCGCATCTGGGAAGACGCGGTCAAGACCGACCCATACAAGCTGATGGGTGACATCAGCAGCTACATCGTGAACGACAAGTCGCGCCGCTACGATGGTTACGACTACGAGAAGGTGATGCTGAATACCTTCCTGACGGTCAACCAGGCGGCCTCGGGGCGTTGGGAAGATGCCCGCGTCGAGATCAAGAAGACGCATGAGCGCGAAGCGCTGATCGCCGAATTCCGCGCCAAGGAAACCGAGAAGGTCGAGGAATCGGCCAAGTCGCGCAATGTGAAGACCAGCTTCAAGGACCTCAAGGGCTACCCGGTCGAGACGCTCGACGATGCCGAGGTGGTGGGGCTGAAGAACAGCTATCAGAGCGCATTCAGCCATTATCTGGCGGGCTTCGTCTATGAAGCGCTGGGCGAGCCGAGCCTGGCAGCGCCCGGCTACCGCAAGGCGATCGAGCTGCGTCCCAACGTCAAGCTGCTCGAAGATGGCCTGAGTGACGTCGATAATCGCGGCCGCCGCATCAAGCCGAACCAGACCGACGTGTTGTTCGTGGTCGAAACGGGCACCGCGCCGGCGCGCGTGTCGCAGACCATTCCCTTCCCCGTGTGGTGGAAGGGCGCGTTCCTGGTGACGCCGATTTCCTTCCCGGTGATCCGTCCCGATCGCAATGTGTTCCTGCCGTCCAGCCTGTCAGTGTCGGGGCGTAGCCTGCCGGTGGCCTCGGTCACCAGCATCGACGCCATGTCGCGCCGGGCCTTGCGTGACGACATGCCAGGCATTATCGTGCGTAGCGCGGTGCGTGCCGCGGCCAAGGGCGTGGCGCAGAAGGAAATCGGCGACCGCGCCGGCCCACTCGGCGGCCTGATCGCCACCGTTGCTGCCGTCGCCACCGAATCGGCCGACGAGCGCACCTGGCGCACGCTGCCGTCGCAGATCGCGATCGCTCGTGACACGCTGCCGGCAGGCCATCACACGATTTCGATTGCCACGCCGCAGGGCGAGAAGCGGGTCGAGGTCGACCTCGCCGGCAAGCATGCGATCGTGCCGATCCGCTTGATGGGCGACCGCGTGTACCTGGTGCAACCGAGCGTGCCCGCGTTGCCGTCCGCGACCCAGATGGCGGTAGCCGAGAGTGCGACCGTGCCGGCTAGTGAGCCTGCCAAGCCCGTCAAGGCCAAGGGCAAGAAAGCCAAAAACAAAGGAACGGAATCATGA